A single window of Ornithorhynchus anatinus isolate Pmale09 chromosome 3, mOrnAna1.pri.v4, whole genome shotgun sequence DNA harbors:
- the BRIX1 gene encoding ribosome biogenesis protein BRX1 homolog, producing the protein MGSRGTLERPFGPRVTIGTSSRESAERPWPRVAIETGSGATAERPLGPRAPTDPLRPRITLGTSRRAIAGRPLRPRVATETGGGEGRKRRGGGGGDGGGRSGAKRRKKAESLSAAPAERRGPAVGGAAGEEERRIPGPVSMGKWKNKERVLVFSSRGINFRTRHLMQDLRTLMPHSKADTKMDRKDKLFVINEVCEIKNCNKCIYFEAKKKQDLYMWLSNSPQGPSAKFLVQNIHTLAELKMTGNCLKGSRPLLSFDPMFDKEPQYALLKELFIQIFCTPQYHPKSQPFVDHVFTFTVMDNRIWFRNYQIIEEDAALVEIGPRFVLNLIKIFQGSFGGPTLYENPKYQSPNMHRRIVRLATAAKFREKQQVKDVQKLKRREDKVLLPKDPTEAVFDTPVEKKPVEIQLVKPEPKVGLKKKKKKLHTRQRKMLKRKA; encoded by the exons ATGGGCAGCCGGGGGACGCTGGAACGGCCTTTTGGGCCGCGCGTTACCATAGGGACGAGCAGCCGGGAGTCAGCGGAACGTCCTTGGCCGCGCGTTGCCATAGAGACGGGCAGCGGGGCGACAGCGGAACGTCCTTTGGGGCCGCGTGCTCCCACAGATCCTTTACGGCCGCGCATTACCTTAGGAACGAGCCGTCGGGCGATAGCGGGACGTCCTTTACGACCGCGCGTTGCCACAGAGACGGGCGGGGGGGAAGGCCGGAAA cggaggggcgggggcggcggcgatgGCGGCGGCCGGTCCGGggcgaagaggaggaagaaggcggAAAGCTTGTCTGCGGCCCCCGCTGAGCGGCGCGGCCCCGCCGTTGGGGGCGCGGCCGGAGAAGAGGAGCGCCGCATCCCGGGGCCCGTCTCCATG GGCAAATGGAAGAACAAGGAGCGGGTCCTGGTCTTCTCTTCCAGGGGAATAAATTTCAGAACAAGGCATCTAATGCAAGACTTACGAACACTGATGCCTCATTCTAAAGCAG aTACGAAAATGGATCGCAAAGACAAGCTGTTTGTAATTAATGAG GTGTGTGAAATTAAGAACTGCAATAAGTGTATCTATTTTGAAGCCAAGAAGAAGCAAGATCTCTATATGTG GCTTTCGAATTCACCTCAAGGGCCATCAGCCAAGTTCTTGGTTCAAAATA TTCATACCCTGGCAGAGCTAAAGATGACTGGCAACTGTTTGAaaggctcccggcccctcctgtcTTTTGATCCT ATGTTTGACAAGGAGCCCCAGTACGCATTGTTAAAAGAACTCTTCATTCAG ATATTTTGTACACCGCAATATCACCCCAAAAGTCAACCGTTTGTAGACCACGTGTTCACCTTCACTGTCATGGATAACAGGATCTGGTTTCGGAACTATCAG ATTATAGAAGAAGATGCAGCTCTGGTAGAAATCGGGCCTCGCTTTGTCTTAAATCTCATAAAGATTTTCCAGGGCAGCTTCGGAGGACCAACTCTCTATGAAAATCCCAAATACCAATCTCCAAACATG CATCGGCGTATAGTAAGACTGGCCACAGCTGCAAAATTCAGAGAGAAACAGCAAGTGAAAGATGTACAGaaactgaagaggagagaagataaggTTCTTCTTCCAAAGGATCCCACTGAAGCTGTCTTCGACACTCCAGTAGAGAAGAAGCCAGTGGAAATACAGTTGGTGAAACCAGAACCAAAAGTCggtctgaaaaagaaaaagaaaaaactacACACGAGGCAAAGGAAAATGCTGAAACGGAAGGCTTGA